One window of Mastacembelus armatus chromosome 20, fMasArm1.2, whole genome shotgun sequence genomic DNA carries:
- the LOC113121471 gene encoding zinc finger BED domain-containing protein 1-like — translation MFPPGGTQAMTMLEGYLEQQAAVFSALPNRSVKRNIKDIVPLSDEDGKVAEDIIQVLKPLNMVPTFLSTEQLPTVSLIMPLKHTILESMKVSDTDPTVGKDVKSAILSDFMKRNSESDSILVHFLHMSTTLDPRLKSLPFLDETMSSNIFNSLMEKILENNPQQASQEQVEVLGFNCPEVDGEVPPQVSSCLSPFLPGSKENSLQRCRCRNN, via the exons ATGTTCCCACCAGGTGGAACTCAAGCTATGACAATGCTTGAGGGCTACCTTGAacaacaggctgctgttttctcagcacTTCCAAACAGGAGTGTTAAGAGGAACATAAAGGACATTGTTCCTCTGTCTGATGAAGATGGAAAAGTAGCTGAGGACATCATTCAGGTTCTTAAACCACTGAACATGGTCCCAACTTTTTTGAGCACAGAACAGCTGCCAACAGTTTCATTGATAATGCCACTGAAACACACCATCCTGGAGTCTATGAAAGTTAGTGACACAGATCCAACAGTTGGTAAAGATGTGAAATCTGCCATTTTGTCTGACTTCATGAAAAGAAACTCAGAATCTGACTCAATACTTGTGCACTTTCTTCATATGAGCACTACACTTGACCCACGTTTGAAATCTCTGCCTTTTCTTGATGAGACCATGAGCAGCAACATCTTTAACAGCCTGATGGAGAAGATTCTGGAAAACAATCCCCAGCAG GCCTCACAGGAGCAGGTAGAAGTGCTTGGTTTTAACTGTCCAGAAGTTGATGGAGAAGTCCCCCCTCAAGTCTCCTCTTGTCTCTCACCTTTCCTTCCTGGATCCAAGGAAAATAGCCTTCAAAGATGCAGGTGTCGGAATAACTAA